Proteins from a single region of Cytophagaceae bacterium:
- a CDS encoding cellulase family glycosylhydrolase: MRFSGSLKCLLFFSVFLYFQKSNAQVFVDFETENQAITLSGKSAGVVDNSQKTGNNSNKVAYYLKSAGNWQAISFQFSGAVEIKKNNTLGFMINSTTKGRVYLKLWHKGTLLREAWAPEYNFQPEPNQWTNTTFDLSSLTGKQFDKIEISASVDNQAEAKIYFDDFRLYNSLSLNGSPVANLKFPDISFTGNTLNFDASGSFDPDGEIKSYELDFGNGLILKNNTGVFSNIFEKPFSGKIVLKITDNEGKCSILEDFLFVLNATEKISEIIIKNREIRRFEKIEGVFKINKNYKNPYDAAEITSNLKIKFYGTGKELSVPCFFYQPASFQNSNWVADTTRSYWMFRFTLDTEEPFSMNVEIHDSEGILNKKVKDISEFSPHYFPTFVNAIEVFDKKNPMQYFRFKDQDNVYTPLGINLGWASIGDYTQIMTNLSASGANTIRYWQVPFNRQALEWKNDGYTQGLMRYSQAAAALNDSIFDIAKNLKMFLQPVLFQHGMFSENVNSNWSDNPYNASLGGPLTKPEEFFYNETAKKYTKNLLRYIVARWGYSNNLFAWELFNEVQFTGNHPNQSAQWKKAVISWHDEMSKYLKSIDPFQHVTTTSASDEQLKQMGDLEALDVLQFHIYDTKLAQKLEEKSDEIKSAINYKKPVLCGEFGLDVATANTPIDNQKIFVWKTIFGGTPSFMWIWDVYKDKKWAEVFKLPVSFSYRNKIPGLAATYQATNRYNLQADNYSFNVLSTRYEVEHIFLNYREGQRIDKLNLPLDRDLLVQNGVYDISLTDIETGLSESFTNIALERDFPLPIKDFNLGKILTWQYKKKIDFSIPRISADSVTGQGQKLTIDASRSSIYTPEKTINIWKAAGQGNPSIKEQTSSPLKAEFSSDQPGKFLVYLEMKTGEIVLKDSVKIYVNARPSVKMSELPLLSPGSYNDLYISDISDMENDDVNITWSLASKPEGSQSTISTVSKVNARLYADKHGEYQVVLKYADKFNIPKSDTLKLLTNNILSTFETPSVLVFPNPGAEKVIIKLGKQPTDVDNFAIISTDGRLIQPIQKLEKKETQIAIFPGFPPIFFIRIFQDKKYYSFKIIKK; the protein is encoded by the coding sequence ATGAGATTTTCCGGAAGTTTAAAATGTCTCTTATTTTTTTCTGTTTTTTTATATTTTCAAAAATCAAATGCTCAGGTATTTGTCGATTTTGAAACTGAAAATCAGGCCATAACTTTGTCGGGGAAGTCAGCCGGGGTGGTAGATAACTCCCAAAAGACTGGGAATAATTCCAATAAAGTAGCCTACTATCTTAAATCTGCGGGCAATTGGCAAGCAATAAGTTTTCAGTTTTCAGGTGCTGTCGAAATCAAGAAAAACAATACCCTCGGTTTTATGATAAATTCCACCACAAAGGGGCGTGTTTATCTTAAACTATGGCACAAGGGTACGCTGCTTCGTGAAGCCTGGGCACCCGAGTACAATTTTCAGCCAGAACCCAATCAATGGACCAACACCACCTTTGATCTGAGCAGTCTAACCGGAAAGCAGTTTGACAAAATTGAGATTTCGGCCTCAGTGGACAATCAAGCCGAAGCCAAAATATATTTTGATGATTTCAGGCTGTACAATTCCTTGTCGTTAAATGGCAGCCCGGTAGCCAATCTGAAATTTCCGGATATTTCTTTTACAGGAAATACCCTCAATTTTGATGCATCGGGAAGCTTTGATCCCGACGGAGAAATCAAATCCTATGAATTGGATTTTGGCAATGGGCTTATTCTTAAAAACAATACAGGCGTTTTTTCCAATATTTTCGAAAAGCCTTTTTCAGGAAAAATTGTTTTGAAAATTACTGATAATGAAGGTAAATGCAGCATTTTGGAAGACTTTCTTTTTGTATTAAATGCAACAGAAAAGATATCTGAAATTATTATAAAAAATCGGGAAATAAGAAGATTTGAAAAAATAGAAGGTGTTTTTAAAATCAACAAAAACTACAAAAACCCCTATGATGCTGCCGAAATAACATCCAATCTCAAAATCAAATTTTACGGTACTGGAAAAGAACTAAGCGTTCCCTGCTTTTTTTATCAGCCAGCTTCTTTTCAAAATAGCAACTGGGTGGCCGACACCACAAGGTCGTATTGGATGTTTAGGTTTACCCTTGATACCGAAGAGCCTTTTTCAATGAACGTCGAAATCCATGATTCTGAAGGTATTTTAAATAAAAAAGTGAAAGACATTTCAGAGTTTTCCCCTCATTATTTTCCCACTTTTGTAAATGCGATTGAGGTTTTTGATAAAAAAAATCCCATGCAATATTTTCGGTTTAAAGATCAGGACAATGTTTACACCCCTCTGGGAATCAATCTTGGCTGGGCGAGTATTGGTGACTATACCCAGATCATGACCAACCTTTCAGCGTCTGGAGCCAATACCATACGCTACTGGCAGGTGCCATTTAACCGCCAGGCTCTCGAATGGAAAAACGATGGCTATACTCAAGGATTGATGAGGTATTCCCAGGCTGCTGCTGCTTTGAATGATTCTATTTTTGACATTGCAAAAAATCTGAAAATGTTTCTCCAGCCGGTATTGTTCCAGCATGGTATGTTTTCAGAAAATGTAAATTCCAACTGGTCTGATAATCCTTACAATGCCTCTTTGGGTGGCCCATTGACCAAGCCTGAAGAATTTTTTTACAACGAAACCGCCAAAAAATACACAAAAAATTTGTTGAGATACATTGTCGCCCGCTGGGGATATAGCAACAACCTTTTCGCGTGGGAGCTTTTTAATGAGGTGCAGTTTACGGGCAATCACCCCAACCAGTCTGCTCAATGGAAGAAAGCGGTGATTTCCTGGCATGATGAAATGAGCAAATATCTCAAAAGCATTGACCCTTTTCAGCATGTCACCACCACTTCGGCATCGGACGAACAACTCAAACAAATGGGCGACCTCGAGGCTCTTGATGTACTTCAGTTTCATATTTATGATACCAAACTCGCACAGAAACTCGAAGAAAAATCGGATGAAATTAAGTCTGCAATAAATTACAAAAAGCCGGTTTTATGTGGTGAATTTGGTTTGGATGTTGCTACTGCCAATACTCCAATTGATAACCAAAAGATTTTCGTTTGGAAAACTATTTTCGGAGGCACCCCATCTTTCATGTGGATTTGGGATGTGTACAAAGATAAAAAATGGGCAGAGGTTTTCAAATTGCCTGTTTCATTTTCATATCGGAATAAAATACCGGGGCTGGCGGCAACCTACCAGGCAACCAATCGCTACAATTTACAGGCAGACAACTATTCCTTTAATGTTTTGAGTACAAGATACGAGGTTGAACACATATTTTTAAACTACCGCGAAGGTCAAAGGATAGACAAATTAAACCTGCCTTTAGACCGTGATTTGTTAGTGCAAAACGGCGTTTACGATATTTCATTGACAGATATCGAAACAGGTCTAAGTGAAAGTTTTACAAATATTGCCCTGGAAAGAGATTTCCCACTTCCGATAAAAGATTTTAATCTTGGAAAAATCTTAACCTGGCAATACAAAAAAAAAATAGATTTTTCGATACCCAGAATTTCCGCCGACTCAGTAACCGGGCAAGGACAAAAACTTACCATTGATGCAAGCAGGTCTTCAATTTATACTCCTGAAAAAACCATCAATATCTGGAAAGCGGCCGGGCAGGGGAATCCTAGTATTAAAGAACAAACCAGCTCACCACTTAAGGCTGAATTCAGCTCTGACCAGCCGGGTAAATTTTTGGTATATCTTGAAATGAAAACCGGTGAAATAGTTTTGAAGGATTCTGTAAAAATATATGTTAATGCCAGGCCGTCGGTAAAAATGTCTGAGTTGCCCTTGTTAAGCCCCGGCAGCTACAATGACCTGTACATCAGCGATATATCTGATATGGAAAATGACGACGTTAACATCACCTGGAGTTTGGCTTCGAAGCCCGAAGGTAGTCAAAGTACCATCAGCACAGTATCAAAGGTCAATGCACGATTATATGCCGACAAACATGGGGAATATCAGGTGGTTTTAAAATACGCTGATAAATTCAATATCCCTAAGTCAGACACACTAAAACTCCTTACCAACAACATTCTATCTACTTTTGAGACTCCTTCGGTTTTGGTTTTTCCCAATCCTGGTGCCGAAAAAGTCATAATAAAGTTGGGCAAACAACCCACTGATGTCGATAATTTCGCCATAATTTCTACCGATGGCCGGTTGATTCAGCCAATACAAAAACTGGAGAAGAAAGAGACACAAATTGCTATATTTCCTGGTTTTCCACCGATTTTTTTCATCAGGATTTTTCAGGATAAAAAATATTATTCTTTCAAAATTATCAAAAAATGA
- a CDS encoding acetylxylan esterase, whose protein sequence is MKLKLVFFLIFLGKIAISQPPPSEKWIKIMVSPNHADWNYKLGEKVKFTVSVFKNNVLLKDASIEFEIAQEKQETGNSQNQILTSGTTILEHSGLKTPGFLTCTVSVKFEGKTYKEWANVAYAPLDIKPTVSLPTDFADFWKNAISENNKLPMDTRMTLLPERCTDKVDVYQVSLQNWKPGARLYGILSVPKISGKFPAVLKVPGAGIRPYYGDVALAAEGFITFEIGIHGISVIMPQQNYDDLLSGWNNQYWLNNAHDRDRYFYKRVILGCLKANDFLCQLPQWDGKNLGVMGSSQGGALSIITAGLDSRVTAAAPVHPAMCDMTGSLYGRAGGWPQPFADKSKANSAIQNEMINALSYFDAANFARFIKIPMWFSFGYNDNVCPPTSVYAAYNAINSSKTTFLALESAHWVFDIQMDRQREWMKGQLQK, encoded by the coding sequence ATGAAATTAAAATTAGTCTTCTTCCTTATTTTTCTTGGGAAAATTGCTATTTCCCAGCCTCCTCCATCGGAGAAATGGATCAAAATAATGGTCTCGCCCAATCATGCCGACTGGAATTATAAGCTAGGTGAAAAAGTAAAATTTACGGTTTCAGTTTTTAAAAACAATGTATTGTTAAAAGATGCTTCCATTGAATTTGAGATAGCCCAGGAAAAGCAGGAAACCGGCAACTCCCAAAATCAAATATTGACTTCAGGAACAACTATTTTAGAACACTCTGGGCTCAAAACACCGGGATTTTTAACCTGTACGGTATCTGTAAAGTTCGAAGGTAAAACCTATAAAGAGTGGGCTAATGTAGCATACGCACCTCTGGATATCAAACCAACTGTGAGTTTACCTACTGACTTTGCTGATTTCTGGAAAAATGCCATTTCCGAAAACAATAAGCTCCCCATGGACACCCGAATGACCCTCCTTCCCGAAAGATGCACCGATAAGGTGGATGTGTATCAAGTAAGCTTGCAAAACTGGAAACCGGGGGCAAGATTATATGGTATTCTAAGTGTTCCGAAAATTTCCGGAAAATTTCCGGCTGTACTTAAAGTGCCCGGTGCAGGCATAAGACCCTACTACGGAGATGTGGCTTTGGCAGCAGAGGGATTTATTACATTCGAAATTGGTATCCATGGTATTTCGGTGATAATGCCGCAACAAAACTATGATGACCTGCTCAGTGGTTGGAACAACCAATACTGGCTCAATAACGCCCACGACCGTGACCGGTATTTTTATAAAAGAGTGATACTGGGATGTCTGAAAGCCAACGATTTTCTGTGTCAATTGCCACAATGGGATGGTAAAAACCTGGGTGTGATGGGCTCGAGCCAGGGTGGTGCATTGTCGATAATCACAGCCGGATTAGATTCCCGTGTTACCGCTGCGGCACCTGTTCACCCTGCTATGTGCGACATGACCGGCAGTTTGTATGGCAGAGCAGGTGGCTGGCCACAACCATTTGCCGATAAATCAAAGGCAAATTCTGCGATTCAAAATGAAATGATAAATGCACTCTCATATTTTGATGCAGCAAATTTTGCGAGATTTATCAAAATCCCAATGTGGTTTAGTTTTGGATACAACGACAACGTTTGCCCGCCTACATCAGTTTATGCAGCTTACAATGCAATAAATTCCAGTAAAACCACTTTTCTGGCTCTGGAATCAGCCCACTGGGTTTTTGATATTCAGATGGATCGTCAGCGGGAATGGATGAAAGGTCAATTGCAGAAATAA
- a CDS encoding glycosidase: protein MIFEERFRLLKEEKEEILGKKNEPEFLGNGIYKRYKNPVITAAHVPLEWEYDLNPETNPYLMKRFPINATFNAGAIKFDGKYLMVVRVEGADRKSFFAIAESPNGIDNFRFWDYPILMPETDEPDGNIYDMRLVAHEDGWIYGLFCTERKDPKAPHGDQSSAVAQCGIARTKDLRSWERLPDLKTPSPQQRNAVLHPEFVNGQYAFYTRPQDGFIEAGSGGGIGFGFVKNMLCPEIDKEYILDEKRYHTVYEVKNGQGPAPIKTEKGWLHLAHGVRNTAAGLRYVLYVFMTDLKDLTRVIHKPAGYFIAPEGDERIGDVSNVAFSNGWILDDDGSVFIYYASSDTRMHVATSSLDQLLDYCINTPEDGFSPFESVKKLHEIIDKNREFELVPGLLN, encoded by the coding sequence ATGATTTTTGAAGAAAGATTTAGGTTGTTAAAAGAAGAGAAAGAGGAAATTTTAGGCAAAAAAAATGAGCCTGAGTTTCTGGGAAACGGAATATATAAAAGATACAAAAATCCCGTAATTACAGCGGCCCATGTTCCACTGGAGTGGGAATATGACCTCAATCCTGAAACCAACCCTTATCTCATGAAAAGGTTTCCGATAAATGCTACTTTTAATGCCGGAGCTATAAAATTTGATGGAAAGTACCTCATGGTAGTAAGGGTTGAAGGGGCAGACAGGAAGTCATTTTTTGCCATTGCCGAAAGCCCCAATGGTATCGATAATTTCAGATTCTGGGATTATCCAATCCTTATGCCTGAAACTGATGAACCAGATGGCAATATTTATGATATGCGATTGGTGGCTCATGAAGACGGTTGGATTTACGGTTTGTTTTGCACTGAAAGAAAAGACCCCAAAGCACCGCATGGCGACCAGTCATCGGCTGTGGCTCAGTGCGGTATCGCCCGTACCAAAGACCTCAGAAGCTGGGAAAGGTTGCCTGACCTCAAAACCCCTTCGCCACAGCAAAGAAATGCCGTGTTGCATCCTGAATTTGTGAATGGCCAATATGCTTTCTACACTCGCCCGCAGGACGGTTTTATTGAAGCCGGTAGCGGTGGAGGAATCGGCTTTGGTTTTGTGAAAAATATGCTTTGTCCTGAAATTGATAAAGAGTATATTTTGGACGAAAAACGGTATCATACCGTATATGAAGTAAAAAATGGTCAGGGTCCGGCACCAATAAAAACAGAAAAAGGATGGCTACATCTGGCACATGGCGTAAGAAATACAGCGGCAGGCCTTCGATATGTTTTGTATGTATTTATGACTGATCTCAAAGACCTCACACGGGTAATTCACAAACCAGCAGGGTACTTTATTGCACCCGAAGGCGACGAAAGAATCGGTGATGTGAGTAACGTGGCTTTTTCTAATGGTTGGATTCTGGATGACGACGGTAGCGTTTTTATTTATTATGCTTCCTCCGACACCCGCATGCATGTAGCCACCAGTAGCCTTGACCAGCTTCTTGATTATTGTATCAATACACCCGAAGATGGGTTCAGTCCGTTTGAGTCAGTTAAAAAATTGCATGAAATAATCGATAAAAACCGCGAGTTTGAACTTGTTCCAGGTTTATTAAACTAA
- a CDS encoding RluA family pseudouridine synthase — translation MKKGKPFDVIYEDNHLIIVNKAAGILVHEDITQDKTLEDYVKEYIKIKYEKPGDVFLGTVHRLDRPVSGVVVFARTSKALTRMNEIFRKRDVQKTYWAITSRKPEKKSGRLVHWLVKDSKANTVKAYDHEVENSQKAELNYRYIGNINKYHLIEVNPITGRPHQIRVQLASMGCPIRGDVKYGFPRGNEDGSIHLHARRIYFIHPIKNEPVLCKAAVPETSFWEEFLSLETEEIKEENLKFLY, via the coding sequence ATGAAAAAAGGAAAGCCATTCGATGTCATATATGAAGACAATCACCTGATTATTGTCAATAAAGCCGCCGGAATACTTGTTCACGAGGATATCACTCAAGACAAAACACTTGAAGATTACGTAAAGGAGTACATCAAAATAAAATACGAAAAGCCGGGGGATGTGTTTCTGGGGACAGTGCATAGGCTTGACCGTCCGGTAAGTGGGGTAGTGGTTTTTGCCAGAACATCCAAAGCACTCACACGCATGAATGAAATCTTCAGAAAAAGGGATGTGCAAAAAACTTACTGGGCAATTACCTCAAGAAAGCCTGAGAAAAAATCGGGTAGGCTTGTACATTGGTTGGTAAAAGACTCAAAAGCCAATACTGTAAAAGCGTATGACCATGAGGTAGAAAATAGCCAGAAAGCCGAATTAAATTACCGTTACATCGGGAATATCAATAAATATCATTTGATAGAAGTAAATCCAATCACCGGAAGGCCTCATCAGATAAGGGTTCAGCTGGCATCTATGGGTTGTCCGATACGGGGAGATGTAAAATATGGCTTTCCGAGAGGTAATGAAGATGGCTCTATTCATTTACACGCAAGAAGAATATACTTTATTCATCCAATCAAAAACGAACCCGTATTGTGTAAAGCGGCAGTTCCGGAAACTTCTTTTTGGGAAGAATTCCTATCATTAGAGACTGAAGAAATAAAAGAAGAAAACCTGAAATTTCTTTATTGA
- a CDS encoding 1-deoxy-D-xylulose-5-phosphate reductoisomerase produces the protein MKKRVAILGSTGSIGTQALEVISANSDAFEVEVLTAQSNAGLLISQAAEFKPNVVVIGLESEYDKVHAALDPLDIKVYCGQKALSSVVENENIDIVLTALVGYAGLLPTISAIKAGKTIALANKETLVVAGDLVTKLAIEHKVNILPVDSEHSAIFQCLSGEYINPIEKIILTASGGPFRGRKKEELLKVTKKEALKHPNWEMGAKITIDSASLMNKGLEVIEAKWLFGVDASQIDVIVHPQSIIHSLVQFEDGSIKAQMGLPDMKLPIQYALGYPQRLHSDFPRFDFLNFPNLTFEKPDLETFKNLGLAFEALNRGGNAPCILNAANEIAVEAFLHDKIGFLNMSDLILDCLQKATFIQNPTLEDLINTNEHTRNIAKELI, from the coding sequence ATGAAAAAACGAGTTGCCATTTTAGGCTCAACTGGCTCCATAGGTACACAGGCACTGGAAGTAATCTCGGCCAATTCTGATGCATTTGAAGTTGAAGTTTTGACTGCCCAATCCAATGCCGGGCTACTTATAAGTCAGGCTGCGGAATTTAAGCCAAATGTGGTTGTAATAGGACTGGAATCAGAATATGACAAGGTGCATGCCGCACTGGACCCACTGGATATCAAAGTATATTGTGGTCAGAAAGCACTCAGTTCGGTTGTAGAAAACGAAAACATTGATATTGTATTAACCGCTTTGGTAGGTTATGCAGGGCTTTTGCCAACTATCTCCGCCATAAAAGCGGGGAAAACCATAGCACTCGCAAATAAAGAAACCTTGGTGGTGGCAGGAGATTTGGTAACAAAGCTAGCCATTGAGCACAAAGTAAATATTCTTCCGGTAGATTCCGAACATTCAGCAATATTTCAATGTCTTTCTGGTGAATACATCAATCCTATAGAAAAAATCATTTTAACCGCTTCGGGCGGACCTTTCAGGGGGAGAAAAAAGGAAGAGTTGCTGAAGGTTACAAAAAAAGAAGCATTGAAACACCCCAATTGGGAAATGGGAGCCAAAATAACCATCGATTCTGCCAGCCTCATGAATAAAGGACTGGAAGTGATAGAAGCAAAATGGCTTTTTGGTGTTGATGCCAGTCAAATTGACGTAATTGTTCATCCACAAAGTATCATACATTCTTTGGTGCAGTTTGAAGACGGAAGCATAAAAGCACAGATGGGACTGCCAGATATGAAATTGCCGATCCAATACGCATTGGGCTATCCGCAACGCTTACATTCAGATTTTCCCCGGTTTGATTTCTTAAATTTTCCTAATCTTACTTTCGAAAAACCAGATTTAGAAACATTTAAAAACCTTGGTTTGGCTTTCGAAGCCCTGAATCGGGGAGGAAATGCCCCGTGCATCCTGAACGCGGCCAATGAAATCGCCGTTGAGGCATTTCTTCATGATAAAATTGGATTCCTGAATATGTCTGATTTGATACTTGATTGCCTTCAAAAAGCAACTTTTATACAGAATCCAACGTTAGAAGATTTAATTAATACCAACGAACACACGAGGAATATCGCAAAAGAACTAATTTGA
- a CDS encoding AGE family epimerase/isomerase: MNLPQFEKEINVELNRILDYWEKFSPDTRNGGFLGEVDILNQPDYNAPKGGVLNARILWSFSAAYAFTQNPVHKNLAQRAYEYICRYFLDQESGGTYWSLNAEGTVLDGRKQTYGLAFTLYAFAEYFKITSENEVLEQAQKLFFELEEHAFDPKNGGYWEAFSQNWEKLDDVRLSEKDRNDPKTMNTHLHIIEAYANLYQIWPDALLKKRIIHLLEVFEKHIINPKTWQLQLFFDAQWLSQSAAYSYGHNIEASWLLYESAEIIEDAILQEKWSEIAIKMADATSDGCQPDGSLLHEYDPETKHTDTHREWWVSAEGMVGYLNAFQINNNQEYLHRVEGFWDFIKKHLLDLQNGEWFWGVDDAYRKGNEGKVSFWKCPYHNVRACLEILKRIKTIKS, from the coding sequence ATGAACCTCCCTCAGTTTGAAAAAGAAATAAACGTAGAACTCAACCGAATTTTGGACTATTGGGAAAAGTTTAGCCCTGATACCAGAAACGGAGGATTTTTGGGAGAAGTAGATATTCTTAACCAACCAGATTATAATGCTCCCAAAGGCGGAGTGCTCAATGCTCGCATCCTTTGGTCTTTTTCGGCTGCTTATGCATTTACCCAAAATCCTGTACATAAAAACCTGGCTCAAAGGGCCTATGAATACATTTGCAGGTATTTTCTTGATCAGGAATCAGGCGGTACTTATTGGTCATTAAATGCCGAAGGAACCGTTTTAGACGGCAGAAAACAAACTTATGGTCTGGCATTTACACTTTATGCTTTTGCTGAATATTTTAAAATCACCTCTGAAAATGAGGTTTTGGAGCAGGCTCAGAAACTATTTTTTGAATTGGAAGAGCATGCTTTTGACCCGAAAAATGGTGGATATTGGGAGGCTTTTTCGCAGAATTGGGAAAAATTGGATGATGTAAGGCTCAGTGAAAAAGATCGAAATGACCCCAAAACCATGAATACCCACCTGCATATAATTGAAGCTTATGCCAATCTTTACCAGATTTGGCCCGATGCATTATTGAAAAAACGGATTATCCATCTTTTGGAAGTTTTTGAAAAACATATTATTAACCCCAAAACCTGGCAGCTACAGTTATTTTTTGATGCCCAATGGCTAAGTCAGAGTGCTGCATATAGCTATGGTCACAATATTGAAGCATCATGGCTGCTTTATGAATCGGCTGAAATTATTGAAGATGCTATTTTGCAAGAAAAATGGTCGGAAATAGCCATAAAAATGGCGGATGCTACCAGCGATGGCTGTCAGCCTGATGGAAGTCTCCTGCATGAATATGACCCCGAAACGAAACATACAGATACCCACCGGGAATGGTGGGTAAGTGCAGAGGGTATGGTTGGTTACCTCAATGCATTTCAGATCAACAATAATCAGGAGTATCTGCATAGGGTAGAAGGTTTTTGGGATTTTATCAAAAAACACCTCCTTGATTTACAAAATGGCGAGTGGTTTTGGGGTGTTGATGACGCTTACCGGAAAGGAAATGAGGGCAAGGTTAGTTTTTGGAAATGTCCATATCACAATGTAAGGGCTTGTTTGGAAATATTGAAAAGAATAAAAACCATTAAATCATGA
- the nagB gene encoding glucosamine-6-phosphate deaminase: MNNLLFKEPIAYEKIPTRIFSDPKEASISVAREIADLIKSKAKEGKNCILGLATGSSPKTVYAELIRMHREEGLSFKNVISFNLDEYYPMEQDAIQSYWRFMREQLFDHVDIPKENYFVPFGNIPQNQIEEFCRNYESKIEKLGGLDFQLLGIGGNGHIGFNEPGSLMNSKTRLMMLDHSTRAAAVSDFGELAKVPKKAITMGVSKILQAKRVVLLAWGERKAGMIADAVEGSVTEQNPSSYLQTHPNVLFVVDESAASDLKRIKTPWLVEDVIWDNKLTKKAVCGLSLELKKPILKLTNKDYNDNGLSDLLARHGQAYEINIEVFNQLQHSITGWPGGKPNADDTNRPERALPEKKRVIIFSPHPDDDIISMGGTFQRLVDQGHDVHVAYQTSGNIAVSDDEALRFIDFVVDFNEQFGIKSDDTTRIFAEAKAFLNNKKDSELDTPQVRYVKGLIRKGEAKNTCRFVGIPVENAHFLNMPFYETGQVQKNKLSREDIEVIKNLIEEVKPHQIYAAGDLADPHGTHKVCLDAIMNAAIELKHKNFMKDCWVWLYRGAWAEWEIHEIEMAVPMSPDQVIQKRLGIFKHQSQKDGVVFQGSDAREFWQRAEERNQATAELYNKLGLAEYEAMEAFVRWNY; encoded by the coding sequence ATGAACAACCTTTTATTCAAAGAACCAATTGCTTACGAAAAAATACCAACAAGGATTTTTTCAGACCCTAAAGAAGCTTCTATTTCGGTTGCCCGAGAAATTGCGGACCTGATTAAATCGAAAGCTAAAGAAGGGAAAAACTGTATTCTGGGTCTTGCTACGGGGTCATCTCCTAAAACTGTGTATGCCGAACTGATCAGGATGCACCGGGAAGAAGGCCTCAGTTTCAAAAATGTAATTTCATTTAACCTTGACGAATATTATCCCATGGAACAGGATGCTATTCAAAGTTACTGGAGGTTTATGCGTGAACAGTTATTTGATCATGTGGATATTCCAAAAGAGAATTATTTTGTGCCATTTGGAAATATTCCACAAAATCAGATTGAAGAATTCTGCCGGAATTATGAATCAAAAATAGAAAAATTGGGTGGTCTTGATTTCCAACTTTTGGGAATTGGGGGCAACGGTCATATAGGTTTTAACGAACCGGGCTCTTTGATGAATTCAAAAACCCGCCTAATGATGCTTGACCACTCAACCCGAGCTGCAGCCGTGTCTGACTTTGGCGAGCTAGCAAAAGTACCAAAAAAAGCCATTACGATGGGTGTTTCAAAAATATTACAAGCCAAAAGAGTAGTATTACTTGCCTGGGGCGAAAGAAAAGCGGGTATGATTGCCGACGCCGTAGAAGGCTCGGTGACTGAGCAAAACCCCTCGTCTTACCTTCAAACTCACCCAAATGTGCTTTTTGTGGTTGATGAATCTGCCGCTTCAGATCTGAAACGGATTAAAACGCCTTGGTTGGTAGAAGATGTAATCTGGGATAATAAATTGACCAAAAAGGCGGTTTGTGGTCTTTCTTTGGAACTCAAGAAGCCAATTTTGAAGCTTACTAATAAGGATTATAATGATAATGGTTTGTCTGACTTGCTGGCTCGCCATGGTCAAGCTTATGAAATAAATATAGAAGTATTTAATCAATTACAGCATTCAATTACCGGGTGGCCGGGGGGAAAACCAAATGCCGATGATACTAACAGACCCGAAAGAGCTCTTCCGGAGAAAAAACGAGTTATTATTTTCAGTCCGCACCCCGACGACGACATCATCTCGATGGGAGGTACATTCCAGCGTTTAGTTGATCAGGGACACGATGTGCATGTTGCCTATCAAACCTCGGGCAATATTGCTGTATCTGACGACGAAGCATTAAGATTTATTGATTTTGTTGTTGATTTTAATGAACAATTTGGAATAAAAAGTGACGATACGACGAGGATTTTTGCCGAAGCAAAAGCCTTCCTGAATAATAAAAAAGATAGCGAACTCGATACCCCGCAGGTTAGATACGTTAAAGGATTAATCAGAAAAGGGGAAGCTAAAAATACTTGTAGATTTGTGGGTATTCCGGTCGAAAATGCACATTTTCTAAATATGCCATTTTATGAAACCGGGCAAGTACAGAAAAATAAACTGAGCCGGGAAGATATTGAAGTTATAAAAAATCTGATTGAAGAGGTTAAACCCCATCAAATATACGCTGCTGGTGACCTGGCTGACCCGCATGGCACACATAAAGTATGTCTCGATGCCATAATGAATGCTGCTATTGAGCTAAAGCATAAGAACTTCATGAAGGACTGCTGGGTATGGTTATACAGAGGAGCATGGGCTGAATGGGAAATCCATGAAATAGAAATGGCTGTTCCAATGAGCCCTGACCAGGTGATTCAGAAAAGATTGGGGATCTTTAAACATCAGTCTCAAAAAGACGGCGTGGTATTCCAGGGAAGTGATGCACGGGAGTTTTGGCAAAGAGCCGAAGAACGAAATCAGGCAACTGCCGAATTATACAATAAACTGGGCTTGGCAGAATACGAAGCCATGGAGGCATTTGTGAGATGGAATTATTAA